The nucleotide sequence ACCAGCACCACCAAAGCTGCTGTATGAACCACCATAGCTGCTGGCATTATCACCAAAATGACGAGACCTAGATCCACTGCCAAAAGCAGGCGGAGGATTGCCAGGTTTCTTTGGCTCGGCCTTCTTGATTTCAACCTGCAATGAAACAACATCAACCTAGCCTGTTTGAAAATATTTAGTGAAGACACGCACTAGGACATTATACAATTGAACCAACTTGATcctagaacagataactacttACTAGACGAGAGTTTGATTAGTCCAATAGTTTAGGAGACTACCATTTTGCAACAAATGTCTTCTAGAAACAAATGGCATTCCCTGTGCTAATGCAAGTCTATACTATCTAGCGAATTTTGCACTAGACTCACCTTAGTGCCAGCTAGATCAATCATATTTCCTTTTTTTGCTAACAGATCATCTACATCTTTTTCTTTCTCAAAGACTACAAAACCAAATCCACGAGAACGGTTGGTTGTATGATCCCTAATGATTTCAAGATCTTGCACCTTCCCAAACTCAGAAAAGAAGTTCCTGAGTTGATCTGTTCATTTTGAAGTAAATGTCAAACACCACCTCTATCAGCATCTTTCAACATGAGTATTGACTGTAGAAAGATGACAGTAAATTACCTTCTGAGAGAGTAGTCGGTATTCCACCTACGAATATCTTCCTCGTCTTAAAATCCTTCAAGGGAGCAGCACCTTTTGGAATAGTTCTTTTTATTTCCACCTTCAATATCCATATCATTAAAATTTAGGCATATCAGCACAAGAATGATTAATAAAACAAGTATAAGATGCTGTAGTAAAATTGTTATAAAGATAGAACAGATTGTAAAAAAATTACACAAGGCAATGGACCTTAAGATGCATCAACAACATAATCATATTGGATGATAAAAATAAGAGATACGTTTAATACTTTCAAGAAAATTACTCTTAATAGAGAGAACCAAACTTAAGCCATCTTCAAAAACTCATACCACAGAATTAGAGAAACTAGGCAGGAATATCATACAAAAagcaaatatcaaattaaaaaccAAGAAGATAGAAGATATATAACTGTGCATAGGAGAAAAAAAATGAGGCCAAATTAGAAAAACTATTTACATGTTGCAGATTCACTGGAACAAAAAAACAGTCAGGGGAAccattagaataaaattataaaagagTAGATCAACACGATGGAACCTACCATTTTTCCATTAAACACATGTGACTCCTCAATAACTTTGTCAACAACAGAAGCATCTCTATAGGTGATAAACCCAAAGCCTCTTGGCTTGTTTGTACTCCGATCTTTCATTATCACTGAATCTACTATCTCTCCATACTCCTCAAAGTGTTTAACAAATGCATCTGCATCAACATGACACACGATAATAATGATtaatttttacaagaaaaatcaACATTCATATTATTTCCCTGAATCATGTTTGAGAAATAAAAAATGGAAAACAAAAGACATACTGGGTGATGAGACATGAGTTTTATCTATTGGGGACGGAGATCATATTAAAGAACATCAATCAATTGCTTTCTGGAAATCAAAAGGATGAAAAACAACTATAGAAGCAAAGTGAGATAAACAAAAGGCATAAATCATCAAAAAATAAAGGTGATATACAACTGTCATGACTGGTTAGCAGTCATTAAAGTTTGCATATACCAAATTGTCTGGGTTTCATCTATTTGACTGTCACTAACTCCAGCTTTTTCCCCTGTTTTTCAATGGTTTGCTCTGTTAAGGCATGAACAAAGAGCCAGAATAACAAAGGAATAGCTGCTGCTGCTGAACTCGCTAAACTACCATATTTGTCAAATAATCATATTTTTAGTATCCAAAAAAGCAACTTGCTACTATTGCAAGTTATCAGTGAATTCTAGCTAACTGATATCTACTGGAATAATAAAAGTGAAGTAGAATTCACAGAAAATGTAAATGAGGCTCTCAATTTCCTACAAGGAAACACAAATGAAAATAAAGTATCAGAAAGATTATTTCCCCAATGTCCCTTTTCTCATGTTTCCTTTCGCAGGAAATAACGAGCGAACGAAAATTCTAGGGAGATCTTTCCCTAATATTCTCCAATTTTACTGCTATCTGATTTGAATTGGAAAATCAATATTTTACACAAAATGAAGCTCAAAACCTGACCTCAAAATATCCAAAATCATTTCTTTATAAGTATATTTTTTACAGtttttttacaaataaagtttggAAATTAAAGGTGGGAAGGGAAGACAGTGGTTGGGTAGCAAGAGCAGGGAAAGTGTAGTGTTGGCTCAAGCCATGTTTGTCAGAAGATTCCCACCTCCTTGAAgacaaatacatatgaaagttaACCCTAATTTATACAAACTATATATACAGGGTGGCATGTAACTGAATTCTAGTAGTTAGGAGTATCCCTCAGAATGCCTGATTTCAACAAATAATGAATTCCAGGTTCCTCAACCTCAGCACTTGCTGAAGGAGCACCAATTAAAGTTCTACTCAATCTTCAGATTACTAAACTTTTCATCATTGGGATACAAGAATCTGTCAAACTAAGATGTTTGCTTTCAAAAAATGAAagagaaaaataagaaacaaCACAAAAAAGATTAAATGGAAAACAAGATCAGAACATGGAATTTGAGCATGAGATTTCAAATGCAGGGCGTATAACATTCTGATATGGAGAACAAAAGGTGTGTTTTAACCCTATGTTTGACACATTGCCCAATTGTCCTGTATGCCACTATAGCCAATGTGACAAGGCCATAACTGCCCTGAATTTTTCTGAGCAAAGGAGCTCTACTGCCCCACAGTTGATTGAAGATAACTGATAGCTAGAGATTCTCATGCAGGTTGTTTGCCTGCTGCAATCTGTGATCAGAAGGAAATGGGCCACTGCCTCAGCATGTTACAAGGGGAGGGGGACGAAGCAGGTGGCTGATTACAATAGAGAATTTATTAGGGTTCATACTCTCGTCGCTGATCACAAAGTTtaattgcaccaatttagataaATTTAAGAGTAAATTTTCTTTCCATGTGGTCTGCTGTGAGATTGACACAAGATCAATATAAGAGAGATTCGGGATGCAATTGAATGAAATCTACAGGTCTAATGTTATATAAAGTGCATTTCTCATGGTGCATTTTTTTCCATGTGTTCAAGAAGGGCACGTCATCGTTCATAGGGAAGGATGTGAGCAATTGCTTCCCATGCAACATAATCACTCATATCCCAGGACAAGTCTCTTCTCCACAGCCATGCCACTGTCTCCATCCTTGCCCTACATTCTCTCCAGTCCTAGAAAAGGTACACCTTAGCTCCCTTACTATTTCTCCCAACAGAGACAAATGAGAAGTGAACAAAGATCCATCCATCATCCTTAACCCCCTATCTCATGACCCAACCAAAACGTCTTAGCCACCTCTTGCAACCTTGTCGCCTCTTGAAACTCCAAAGCAAAACTACCTACACCCGAAAGAAGCCAGTAGAAAAACTCTATTTCCTCCCTTTCCTCCAAGGAAATCAAAACTAGAAGAGTATTCCCAATCCTTTCTCTAACTTTTTTCTTTGTTCTTTTTTCCTTCCTGGTTGTTTCCTTCCCTCACAGGAAACACAGCCTAAGAAATGTGAATCGTTTCATTAAGAGCAAGACAGATAAGAGGAGAAGTATACTTGTTTTTCAAAAGTGATTTATACCAAAATATGGAATTTGCAGCAAAATGTGATGTACACTAAGTCATGGTTAAGGGTTACTCAATATACGACGTCAAAATACAGCGAAAGAAAACATCATACTCTTCCATTATTCTTATCCTTGCGAAAAAAAGGATATTGTTTACTTTTAGCAAAATGGAACATATACAACCTAACAAGAGATGACGGAGTTTGGAGTCAAGTGTCAATATAAAAAAGCCAAATAAAACGTTGCAGAATTAACTTTAGGCACGACCATAAGAAGCTAAATCTCTGTCTATATGCTACAAGAACTAGCATGAAAACATATATCTAACAGAGAAGGacgaaaaaaaaaatatgcatatCCTCACGGAACAATTGCTTTTCGAAATCGGTTAATCCGGTTTAGTATGAATTATGGAAAAGAAAACAACTAACCGAGCGTCGTATCCTTCGGTAACCCTCCGATGAAGATCTTTCTGCAACGGGGAAAAAAAGAGGAGGAAACAACAAATCATCAGGAAAACGATGAAAGCGGATCGGAAAGGGAAGGCAAAGACGAGTAGAAGATTAAAACAGAGGAGATCGAAGGGAAAACTCACGCAGGGCTCGCACCATCATGCTCCTGCATCCTCGAGCCCATGTCGACAGCCTCACAAGGTTGGGGTTCGCCTGACGGAGACGAGGAATCTAGGGTTTGCGGACGATCTGGCGGCGGCTGTTCCTGTGGCTACAGCCTTTAATAGATACATGCACGTAACCGAAGAGATCGGATCGGTGAAGCGGATAGATCTTGACCGTACATCTTGAGACGTCGTTCCAGTAAGAAATTGATCGTGACCATTGCTCGAGGACCGCATCTCAAAATAAACTTGGTCCGGTTCAAATAAAATCGGgttgatttttgaaatagattccGGATTCACCATTACGATTATATTATACTTAATTTTCTATACGTAATTTAGCA is from Zingiber officinale cultivar Zhangliang chromosome 7B, Zo_v1.1, whole genome shotgun sequence and encodes:
- the LOC122007114 gene encoding heterogeneous nuclear ribonucleoprotein A2 homolog 1-like, with the translated sequence MGSRMQEHDGASPAKIFIGGLPKDTTLDAFVKHFEEYGEIVDSVIMKDRSTNKPRGFGFITYRDASVVDKVIEESHVFNGKMVEIKRTIPKGAAPLKDFKTRKIFVGGIPTTLSEDQLRNFFSEFGKVQDLEIIRDHTTNRSRGFGFVVFEKEKDVDDLLAKKGNMIDLAGTKVEIKKAEPKKPGNPPPAFGSGSRSRHFGDNASSYGGSYSSFGGAGGYGPPPTFRTPGGFGPRPGGYGAYGSAPGEYSGGYGGYAGDYRGEPSIGYSSRFGSYGGGFSSGYGGSLGGYGREAPGYGGSSYGGGYDSPGSYGSGLYGSRGGYGSGGGAGPGRYHPYGR